A single Brassica rapa cultivar Chiifu-401-42 chromosome A04, CAAS_Brap_v3.01, whole genome shotgun sequence DNA region contains:
- the LOC103865942 gene encoding RING-H2 finger protein ATL40 produces MSSDNRDHFDRSFWQNTSSYDGSSKILLLTIISFSTIILIVFVYHLYARFILHRRRSTFQGLSLSVVSQPPIRGLDKLVIASLPTFVVGVNGGDVSATECAVCLSLLEEKDTARMLPNCKHVFHVTCIDTWLTTCSTCPVCRTEVEPSQRLVPEPREGPVVDGASPLDLTAASSSNNKTRVDQDRVMDLERQ; encoded by the coding sequence ATGAGCTCAGACAACCGAGATCATTTCGACCGTTCCTTCTGGCAAAACACGAGTTCTTACGATGGAAGCAGCAAGATCTTACTCCTCACCATCATTTCTTTCTCTACCATTATTCTCATCGTTTTTGTGTATCATCTTTACGCTAGATTCATCCTCCACCGCCGTAGATCAACCTTCCAAGGCCTCTCCCTCTCCGTCGTGTCTCAGCCGCCCATACGTGGTCTCGACAAACTTGTCATTGCATCTCTCCCTACATTCGTTGTTGGAGTCAATGGTGGTGACGTCTCAGCCACGGAATGTGCGGTGTGTCTAAGCTTGTTGGAGGAGAAAGATACGGCGAGGATGTTACCGAACTGCAAGCATGTTTTCCATGTGACATGCATTGATACATGGCTCACCACGTGTTCCACTTGTCCCGTTTGTCGAACTGAAGTCGAGCCGAGTCAAAGGCTAGTGCCTGAGCCAAGAGAAGGACCAGTTGTTGACGGTGCATCTCCGTTAGATTTAACAGCGGCATCTTCGTCGAATAACAAAACTCGTGTTGACCAAGATCGTGTAATGGACCTAGAAAGACAATGA
- the LOC103865932 gene encoding 3,9-dihydroxypterocarpan 6A-monooxygenase: MDLQLSTNLLLLTSFVFAFMLNAFFKWFSSKKQSSTAATKLPQSPSALPLIGHLHLIGKVLPVSFQSLARKHGPLMEIRLGASKCVVVSSSSVAREIFKDQELNFSSRPEFGSAEYFKYRGSRFVLAQYGDYWRFMKKLCMTKLLAVPQLEKFSDIREEEKLKLVESVSKCCREGLPCDLSSMFVSYTNNIICRMAMSTRCSGTDNEAEEIRKLVKTCLELAGKVSVGDVLGPLKVLDFSGNGKKLVAVMEKYDQLVEKIMKEREAMGMKKEGMRKDILDMLLETYRDPTAELKITRNDMKSFLLDVFMAGTDTSAAAMQWAMGELINNPQAFNKLREEIETVVGSKRLVKESDVPNLPYLRAVLRETLRLHPSAPLIIRECAADCQVNGCLIKSKTRVLVNVYAIMRDPELWKEAEQFIPERFLESSQEKIGEHQMEFKGQNFRYLPFGSGRRGCPGASLAMNVMHAGVGSLVQRFDWKCVDGEKVDLSQGSGFAAEMARPLVCNPVDCFNTFQVLV; the protein is encoded by the exons ATGGATCTTCAACTAAGCACTAACCTTCTCCTCCTCACATCCTTCGTTTTTGCTTTCATGCTTAATGCTTTCTTCAAATGGTTCTCCTCTAAGAAGCAGAGTTCAACGGCTGCTACAAAGCTGCCACAGAGCCCTTCAGCTTTACCATTGATTGGCCACCTTCATTTGATAGGCAAAGTGCTGCCTGTCTCATTCCAGAGCCTAGCTCGCAAGCATGGCCCGCTCATGGAGATACGTCTCGGTGCTTCTAAGTGTGTTGTAGTCTCAAGCTCTTCGGTGGCGAGAGAGATCTTCAAAGACCAAGAGCTTAACTTCTCCTCGAGACCTGAGTTTGGTTCTGCTGAGTATTTCAAGTATAGAGGGTCAAGGTTTGTCCTCGCGCAGTACGGTGATTACTGGAGGTTCATGAAGAAGCTCTGCATGACCAAGCTTCTCGCTGTTCCGCAGCTTGAGAAGTTCTCTGACATCCGTGAGGAGGAGAAACTGAAGCTGGTCGAGTCTGTCTCTAAGTGTTGCAGAGAAGGGTTGCCTTGTGACTTGAGTAGCATGTTCGTGAGTTACACTAACAATATCATCTGCAGGATGGCGATGAGCACGAGGTGTTCGGGTACTGATAATGAAGCGGAGGAGATTAGGAAGCTGGTGAAGACATGTTTGGAGCTTGCGGGGAAGGTCAGCGTTGGAGATGTGTTGGGGCCATTGAAAGTACTTGATTTTTCAGGTAATGGGAAGAAGTTAGTAGCTGTAATGGAGAAGTATGATCAGCTTGTAGAGAAGATCATGAAGGAACGTGAGGCAATGGGGATGAAGAAAGAAGGTATGAGAAAAGACATTTTGGATATGTTGTTGGAGACTTACAGAGACCCCACTGCTGAATTGAAGATAACGAGGAATGACATGAAGTCTTTCCTGTTG GATGTTTTCATGGCGGGAACAGACACATCAGCAGCAGCAATGCAGTGGGCAATGGGGGAACTAATAAACAATCCACAAGCGTTCAACAAGCTAAGAGAAGAGATTGAAACCGTTGTTGGAAGCAAAAGACTAGTCAAAGAATCAGACGTTCCTAACCTCCCTTACCTCCGAGCTGTCCTAAGGGAAACACTTAGGCTCCACCCTTCAGCTCCTCTGATCATAAGAGAATGCGCAGCGGACTGCCAGGTGAACGGGTGTCTTATCAAGTCAAAAACCCGCGTGCTAGTAAACGTCTATGCAATCATGAGAGATCCAGAGCTGTGGAAGGAAGCAGAACAATTCATACCCGAGAGGTTTCTAGAGAGCTCTCAAGAGAAGATAGGTGAGCATCAGATGGAGTTCAAGGGGCAGAATTTTCGTTACCTTCCGTTTGGGAGTGGGAGAAGAGGATGTCCAGGAGCGTCTCTAGCTATGAACGTGATGCATGCAGGTGTGGGTTCGTTGGTGCAGCGCTTTGACTGGAAGTGTGTTGATGGAGAGAAGGTTGATTTGAGCCAAGGTTCTGGTTTTGCTGCTGAGATGGCTCGACCGCTTGTCTGCAATCCTGTGGATTGCTTCAATACCTTCCAAGTGCTTGTGTAA
- the LOC103865941 gene encoding uncharacterized protein LOC103865941 → MMKARSVNNVQSKRSTKSGRKDQKLQKTNSQKKSSEQEKHKEALESNILTTVASDSTTQSDPSEAYETLDVRYLDDVTVRKEKEDADADGDEQEEVKGANADVWEDASNGALSAGSENEAPDVAENSFEDGSLKEKIEHLETRIERLEEELREVAALEVSLYSVVPDHSSSAHKLHTPARRISRIYIHACKHFARGKRATIARNSVSGLVLVARSCGNDVSRLTFWLSNIITLREIISQAFGKSRVTESSEANNGSENGGDSGKKTNLRWKNGLQELLEDWQETETFTAALEKVELWVFSRIVESVWWQVFTPHMQSPENNNSSASKSNEKQGAFSITLWKNAFGDALQRLCPMRGGGHECGCLPVLARMVMEKCVGRFDVAMFNAILRESEHQIPTDPVSDPILDTKVLPVPAGDLSFGSGAQLKNAIGNWSRSLTEMFGMNSDDDQVESEGSDSSKAFVLLNELSDLLMLPKDMLMESSIREEICPSITLSLIKRILCNFTPDEFCPDDVPGAVLEELNAAEVQSEEESFPYAASSVTYKPPSTMDVAEKVAEAAGKLSRNVSMIQRKGYTSDEELEELDSPLTSIVDKTSEFNDSATSNARYNLLRQVWA, encoded by the exons ATGATGAAGGCAAGATCAGTGAACAATGTCCAGTCCAAGCGATCCACCAAGAGTGGAAGGAAAGACCAGAAGCTGCAGAAGACTAACAGCCAGAAAAAATCATCAGAACAAGAGAAACACAAGGAGGCCTTAGAGTCTAACATCCTCACAACAGTGGCTAGTGACTCAACCACACAGTCAGATCCATCCGAGGCTTACGAGACACTAGACGTCCGCTACTTGGACGATGTAACcgtaagaaaagagaaagaagatgcTGATGCTGATGGTGATGAACAAGAAGAAGTTAAAGGTGCCAATGCTGATGTGTGGGAAGATGCTTCTAACGGCGCTCTTAGCGCAGGAAGCGAGAACGAGGCCCCTGATGTAGCAGAGAATAGTTTTGAGGATGGATCTTTGAAAGAGAAGATTGAGCATCTTGAGACGAGAATCGAGAGACTTGAAGAGGAGCTTAGAGAGGTCGCTGCGCTCGAGGTTTCTCTCTACTCTGTCGTCCCTGACCATTCCAGCTCTGCGCACAAGCTTCATACTCCTGCGAGGCGTATCTCTAGAATCTACATCCATGCTTGTAAGCATTTCGCTAGAGGAAAGCGTGCTACCATCGCTAGAAACTCTGTTTCTGGTCTTGTCTTGGTTGCTAGATCTTGTGGGAATGATGTTTCaag GTTGACGTTTTGGTTATCAAACATTATAACTCTAAGGGAGATTATTTCGCAAGCGTTTGGTAAGTCTCGTGTCACGGAGAGCTCTGAAGCTAATAATGGGAGTGAGAATGGTGGTGATTCAGGGAAGAAGACGAACTTGAGATGGAAGAATGGTTTGCAAGAGCTTCTTGAGGATTGGCAAGAAACTGAAACGTTCACCGCTGCTTTGGAGAAAGTAGAGCTTTGGGTCTTCTCTAGAATCGTGGAGTCTGTTTGGTGGCAG GTCTTTACTCCTCATATGCAATCCCCTGAGAACAACAACTCTTCAGCTTCTAAATCGAATGAGAAGCAAGGAGCCTTTTCTATTACCCTATGGAAGAATGCCTTTGGAGATGCTCTGCAACGGCTTTGTCCTATGAGAGGGGGAGGACATGAATGTGGCTGCTTACCTGTATTGGCTAGAATGGTCATGGAGAAGTGTGTTGGTAGATTTGATGTAGCTATGTTCAATGCTATTCTGCGCGAGTCAGAACATCAGATACCAACTGATCCAGTCTCTGATCCTATTCTTGATACCAAAGTTCTGCCTGTTCCTGCTGGAGACTTGAGCTTTGGATCAGGAGCACAGCTCAAAAACGcg ATTGGTAACTGGTCTAGATCCCTCACTGAAATGTTCGGTATGAACTCAGATGATGATCAAGTAGAGAGTGAAGGCAGTGATAGTAGTAAAGCCTTTGTGTTGTTAAATGAACTTAGTGATCTTCTTATGCTCCCTAAAGACATGCTTATGGAAAGCTCCATTAGAGAAGAG ATATGTCCATCAATCACTCTTTCACTTATCAAGAGAATACTATGCAACTTCACTCCTGATGAGTTCTGTCCAGACGATGTACCTGGAGCTGTCCTAGAAGAGCTAAATGCCGCCGAGGTGCaatcagaagaagaaagctTCCCTTATGCGGCTTCTTCTGTTACTTACAAGCCTCCATCGACCATGGATGTAGCAGAGAAAGTTGCGGAGGCTGCAGGGAAGTTGTCGAGGAATGTGTCTATGATACAGAGGAAAGGGTACACGAGCGACGAGGAGCTTGAGGAGCTGGACTCTCCTCTTACATCTATTGTTGATAAAACGAGTGAGTTTAATGATTCTGCGACCTCAAATGCAAGATACAATCTCCTTCGACAAGTGTGGGCTTAG
- the LOC103865937 gene encoding receptor protein kinase-like protein ZAR1 has product MKFRWILPLLVSSISLCMTLCSSLNSDGLSLLALKSAVDNDPTKVMNHWSESDQTPCHWSGVACTNGRVTSLNLFGKSLSGYIPSELGLLDSLNRLDLAHNNFSKPVPVRLFEPTNLRYIDLSHNSLSGPIPDQIRHLKSLNHLDLSSNRLNGSLPESLAELGSLAGTLNLSFNRFAGEIPPSYGRLPLHVTLDLSHNNLTGKVPQVGSLLNQGPFAFAGNSHLCGFPLQTPCEDFEIPNLIAAKPESTQELQKPNPSVISKEEGKEKQTTGSVTVSLISGVSVVIGAVSLSVWLIRRKQSSDKTDPKTVVSEFDEEGQDGKFVAFGEGFELDLEDLLRASAYVLGKSRSGIVYRVVAAEAEPSSSSSAAVVAVRRLSEGNATWRFKEFENEVENIGRVSHPNIVRLRAYYYAEDEKLLITDYISNGSLYSALHGGPPNTRPLLSWAERLHIAQGTARGLMYIHEYSSRKYIHGNLKSSKVLLDDELLPHISGFGLTRLVQGYPKLPDHSLSTNVQSFATRLSAPPQAAYLAPEARASSRYKSSQKCDVYSFGVILLELLTGRLPDGSSENEGEELVSVVRKWHKEGRSLAEILDPKLLNQELTDKQVIAAIRVALNCTNMDPEMRPRMRSVSESLGRIKTV; this is encoded by the exons atgaagTTTCGTTGGATTCTACCACTTCTTGTTTCTTCCATCTCTCTCTGCATGACCCTTTGCTCTTCTCTCAACTCCGACGGTTTATCTCTTCTCGCTCTCAAATCCGCCGTGGACAACGACCCGACCAAAGTAATGAACCACTGGTCCGAATCCGACCAAACTCCTTGCCACTGGTCCGGAGTCGCCTGTACAAACGGCCGAGTCACATCACTCAACCTCTTCGGCAAAAGTCTCTCCGGTTACATCCCCTCAGAACTCGGTTTACTCGACTCGCTTAACCGGCTCGATCTAGCGCATAACAATTTCTCCAAACCGGTACCGGTTCGCCTCTTCGAACCAACTAACCTCCGGTACATCGATCTCTCCCACAACTCACTCTCCGGTCCAATCCCTGACCAAATCCGCCACTTAAAATCACTAAACCATCTCGATTTATCCTCTAACCGACTCAACGGCTCACTTCCCGAGTCGCTCGCCGAACTCGGAAGCCTCGCCGGAACTCTAAACCTCTCGTTTAACCGATTCGCCGGAGAGATTCCACCGTCGTACGGTCGGTTACCTCTCCACGTCACCTTGGATCTCAGCCACAACAACCTCACCGGAAAAGTACCTCAGGTGGGCTCTCTGTTGAACCAAGGACCGTTCGCCTTCGCCGGAAACTCTCATCTCTGCGGCTTCCCGTTGCAGACACCGTGCGAAGACTTCGAGATCCCTAATCTCATCGCCGCTAAGCCGGAAAGTACTCAAGAGCTTCAGAAACCGAACCCTAGCGTGATCAGCAAGGAAGAGGGAAAGGAGAAACAGACCACCGGTTCTGTAACGGTCTCGTTGATCTCAGGAGTTTCAGTTGTCATCGGAGCTGTTTCTCTATCGGTATGGCTGATCCGGAGAAAACAGAGCTCCGACAAAACAGATCCCAAGACGGTGGTCTCAGAGTTTGACGAAGAAGGGCAAGACGGTAAATTTGTAGCCTTTGGCGAAGGGTTCGAGCTGGACCTCGAGGATTTGCTGAGAGCTTCGGCTTACGTGTTGGGCAAGAGCAGAAGCGGGATCGTGTACAGAGTCGTGGCGGCGGAGGCGGAAccatcatcctcctcctccgcgGCCGTTGTAGCGGTTAGAAGGCTCAGCGAGGGTAACGCCACGTGGCGGTTTAAGGAGTTTGAGAACGAAGTGGAGAACATCGGTAGGGTCAGCCACCCTAACATCGTAAGGCTGAGAGCTTATTACTATGCGGAGGATGAGAAGCTACTCATCACTGATTACATTAGCAATGGAAGCTTGTACTCTGCTTTGCATG GTGGGCCTCCGAATACACGGCCTCTGCTCTCTTGGGCTGAGAGGTTACACATAGCACAAGGGACTGCTCGGGGTTTGATGTATATACATGAATACAGTTCAAGAAAGTATATACACGGCAACCTAAAATCAAGCAAAGTCTTGTTAGATGATGAGTTACTTCCTCACATCTCAGGCTTCGGTCTCACACGTCTGGTTCAGGGGTATCCCAAACTACCAGATCATTCACTATCCACCAACGTGCAAAGCTTTGCGACGAGACTCTCAGCTCCTCCTCAAGCTGCTTACCTTGCACCCGAAGCCAGAGCTTCTTCCCGTTACAAATCATCTCAGAAATGCGATGTTTATTCCTTTGGTGTGATTCTCTTGGAGTTGTTGACTGGTCGTTTACCTGATGGCTCCTCTGAAAACGAAGGAGAGGAACTCGTTAGTGTTGTGAGGAAGTGGCACAAGGAAGGGAGATCGTTGGCCGAGATCTTAGACCCCAAGCTTTTGAACCAAGAGTTAACTGATAAGCAAGTTATTGCAGCCATTCGTGTCGCTTTGAACTGCACGAATATGGATCCAGAGATGCGTCCTAGGATGAGATCTGTGTCTGAGAGTTTAGGTCGAATCAAAACGGTATAA
- the LOC103865933 gene encoding rhodanese-like domain-containing protein 9, chloroplastic codes for MAGIVSPSPTALYFTSNLGARRLKAASWSGKSLPGNVLRRRSLRVAAEVKFVNAEEAKKLIAAEGYKVVDVRDKTQFERAHIKSCHHIPLFIFNEDNDLGTIVKRTVHNNFSGLFFGLPFTKLNPEFVNSVRNEFKQDSKLLIVCQEGLRSAAAASRLEEAGYDNIACVTSGLQSVKPGTFESVGSTELQNAGKAGLITIQGKISAVLGTVLVCALLFITFFPDQAEKLFPSS; via the exons ATGGCGGGGATCGTTAGCCCTAGCCCTACGGCTCTTTACTTCACCAG TAATCTCGGCGCAAGGAGGTTGAAAGCGGCGAGCTGGTCGGGAAAGAGCCTCCCTGGTAACGTTCTCCGCCGGAGAAGCCTGAGAGTTGCGGCGGAGGTGAAGTTCGTGAACGCAGAGGAAGCAAAGAAGTTGATAGCAGCGGAAGGTTACAAGGTTGTGGATGTGAGAGACAAGACTCAGTTCGAGAGAGCTCATATAAAGTCTTGCCACCACATCCCTCTCTTCATTTTCAACGAAGACAACGATCTTG GGACGATAGTGAAGAGGACAGTGCACAACAACTTCTCAGGGCTCTTCTTTGGTTTGCCTTTCACAAAACTGAATCCAGAGTTCGTTAATTCCGTTAGAAACGAGTTTAAGCAAGATAGCAAACTTTTAATTGTTTGCCAAGAAGGTCTCAG ATCTGCAGCTGCGGCTAGTAGATTGGAGGAAGCAGGTTATGACAACATAGCTTGTGTAACATCAGGGCTACAATCTGTTAAACCAG GGACATTTGAATCGGTTGGTTCAACGGAGTTGCAGAATGCTGGAAAGGCAGGGCTTATCACAATTCAAGGGAAGATCTCAGCTGTCTTAGGAACAGTGCTCGTCT GTGCTTTGTTGTTCATAACGTTCTTCCCTGACCAAGCAGAGAAGCTGTTTCCTTCAAGCTAA
- the LOC103865936 gene encoding transcription factor bHLH130: MDSNHLYDPNHIPSSGSGLLRFRSAPSSVLAAFVADDNKSGLDSDRLISRFARSNGPSEFEAKSPVTSVSYAATLPPPQQQPEPSSFLGLPPHYPRQSKRMMNTIGLDQFLNDHHTKPVESNLLRQSSSPAEMFTNPTAQNGYGSVRSLMNYEEDEQSPSSSSELRRHNSLSSRPPSSLGMLSQIPEIASESSFQYSHWNDPASFIDNLSSLKRETEDDGKLFQNGESGNRMQLLSHHLSLPNASSTASDMVTVDKYMQLQDSVPCRIRAKRGCATHPRSIAERVRRTKISERMRKLQELVPNMDKQTNTADMLDLAVDYIKDLQRQYKILNENRANCKCMNKEKNLI; the protein is encoded by the exons ATGGATTCAAATCATCTCTACGACCCGAATCACATACCTTCTTCCGGGTCGGGTCTACTTCGTTTTCGTTCAGCACCAAGCTCTGTTCTCGCCGCTTTCGTTGCCGACGACAACAAGAGCGGACTTGACTCCGACAGGTTGATTTCAAGATTCGCCAGGTCTAATGGTCCCAGTGAGTTCGAGGCTAAGTCCCCTGTCACCTCTGTTTCATACGCCGCCACTCTTCCGCCGCCGCAGCAGCAGCCTGAGCCGTCTAGCTTTCTGGGTTTGCCGCCGCATTATCCGAGACAGAGCAAGAGGATGATGAACACGATTGGTTTGGATCAGTTTCTCAACGATCATCACACCAAACCTGTTGAATCAAACCTTCTCCGGCAAAGCAGCTCGCCGGCGGAGATGTTCACGAACCCAACTGCTCAAAACG GTTATGGCTCAGTGAGGAGTTTGATGAACTACGAAGAAGACGAACAGAGTCCATCTAGTTCCAGTGAGTTAAGACGCCACAACAGCCTCTCTTCAAGGCCACCTTCTTCTCTAGGAATGCTCTCTCAGATACCTGAAATCGCCTCTGAAAGTAGTTTTCAATATAGCCATTGGAACGATCCCGCCAGCTTCATTGATAACTTATCATCTCTCAAAAGAGAAACAGAGGACGACGGCAAATTGTTCCAG AATGGAGAGTCTGGGAATCGAATGCAGTTACTCTCGCATCACTTGAGTCTACCTAATGCATCATCTACAGCCTCGGACATGGTAACAGTGGATAAGTACATGCAGCTACAAGACTCTGTTCCTTGTAGGATTAGAGCCAAACGTGGTTGCGCCACACATCCTCGAAGCATTGCTGAACGG GTAAGAAGAACAAAGATAAGCGAACGAATGAGGAAACTACAAGAGCTTGTTCCTAATATGGACAAG CAAACGAACACTGCGGATATGTTGGATTTAGCAGTGGATTACATCAAAGATTTACAAAGACAGTATAAG ATTCTGAATGAGAACAGAGCTAACTGCAAGTGTATGAACAAGGAGAAGAATTTGATATAG
- the LOC103865931 gene encoding outer envelope pore protein 16-3, chloroplastic/mitochondrial, which produces MDPAEMRYLEEEDGPMMKTIKGSVTGFAAGTIYGTILATWKDVPRVERNVALPGLIRTLKMMGTHGLTFAAIGGVYIGVEQVVQSYRGKRDFFNGAIGGFVAGASVLGYRARSIPTAIAAGATLAVTSALIDSGGQTTRVDNGREYYPYSPVEKTAQAADA; this is translated from the exons ATGGATCCAGCTGAGATGAGGTACTTGGAAGAAGAGGACGGCCCCATGATGAAGACCATCAAAGGCAGCGTGACTGGCTTCGCCGCAGGGACCATCTACGGAACCATTTTGGCCACGTGGAAAGACGTTCCGAGGGTGGAGAGGAACGTGGCTCTTCCGGGGCTTATCAGGACGCTGAAGATGATGGGAACACACGGGCTCACTTTCGCCGCCATTGGAGGAGTTTACATCGGTGTTGAGCAGGTGGTTCAGAGCTATAGAGGCAAGAGAGATTTTTTCAATGGTGCTATTGGTGGGTTTGTTGCTGGAGCTTCTGTCCTTGGCTACAGAG CAAGGAGCATCCCAACAGCGATAGCTGCAGGTGCAACACTAGCGGTTACATCTGCTTTGATTGACTCTGGAGGACAGACCACAAGAGTAGACAACGGCAGAGAGTATTATCCTTACTCCCCTGTTGAGAAAACAGCTCAAGCTGCTGATGCCTGA
- the LOC103865938 gene encoding uncharacterized protein LOC103865938 → MPSTQSLTVAARSLRSRILSRSGSTSAGASRWATPGHEERPKGFFMNRTPPPPGQSRKWEDWELPCYVTSFLTIVILGVGLNAKPDLSIETWAHQKALERLEAERLAGDSSD, encoded by the coding sequence ATGCCGTCGACGCAGTCCTTAACCGTCGCAGCGAGGTCCCTACGAAGCCGGATCCTCTCCAGATCCGGATCCACATCCGCCGGCGCGAGCCGATGGGCGACGCCGGGCCACGAGGAGCGTCCCAAGGGCTTCTTCATGAACCGCACTCCTCCGCCGCCGGGGCAGTCGCGGAAATGGGAGGACTGGGAGCTTCCCTGCTACGTCACGAGCTTCCTCACGATCGTCATCCTCGGCGTGGGGCTCAACGCGAAGCCTGATCTCTCGATCGAGACTTGGGCTCATCAGAAGGCCCTGGAGCGGCTCGAGGCGGAGAGGCTCGCCGGAGATTCTTCCGATTGA